A genomic stretch from Leptotrichia sp. HSP-536 includes:
- a CDS encoding autotransporter-associated N-terminal domain-containing protein has product MTNNLQSLRKDLKGFAKKCKNFKYTESALLTFLLYGTVMSKNLFSENNSKDIKVEREKQVLANSIKNAKLNLKQLKSKNKKILIGKNLELIELIEQGEHVTKSPWSSWQFAINEISNDWNGTYKGRGDKTENFIYTREVGKAKYTQRTNNNLYGVTKLNLIETAEPKVPIHMNASINPRLLSKGRITPPDKTVNVPTFPETVEFTPVSPSIPTVTPSTVNIVPVTLSAFANSSGWDSNGFNVDLPAGTYNLSSSTWGRTHVGNPAHTVIDIGSVSKASYTIMPGATINVQNSGRRAAVIDAGSWSTLAAQTTSIINQGEINLNASTTGGLEVQANPNLGIFSAINNGTINGNANKQVALTLTPEGGQGNYTGSVHTLKNNSTITMIGDDSTAINIVNFKETTGTNTNSASSTGFNNDLKTVAINAGTITLNGKNSYGIAFGALDGTGSRVSELKDNSVFRNQGTININGDSSGGIAVKLAKSWSGAGTIGGTLENVSGGTITIKGKNSFGIYTEEISGTNSGNINIEGTKDYSIALRANKTGTVTPTLTNNGTITISSTGKENIGFYTNNAKVVNNAGKTVDITDGQNIGMAVYGKNATEHGEGTNAGTISATSAGSIGVITSKYGKITNTGTITVSGGNTTDNSRGTVAVIVGKDSEVDSGNGIINSTVIGNKSIGVYADGTLKMGTSTIHAADGAINYFADNNGEIEIVTGKTSTATTGQKSLLFYNGTNGTGKVKISGTLNATVTGGTDATNRGTAFYYVPSTTSAAGSAVGYNNTVNYGAFGASDISSYFATTFSGTIANLNLTMQNDSRLFLASKVKMNLSDTNISSVPGGPTITGSNYKNFMLYLSEVKVDNAVDLDNAADLYNTLEISNSSIINQNKISGNDDGRVAMAQENKTVSKPAVTLMNDTAGTIELNGKNALAIYAKYGNVVNRGQITLTGKDSTGLYGVENSKVINEAGGQITLNGESGAAMYYTNTSATTSEVMKNDGAIHGISNASIGMIYNPGELDAGVIGTTLLQNNGTISLTGDKNVGIFTKPDTLNKGYVTENSGNIILTGDSATLSNPNVGIYTTGKNNTIKTNAGSKIETGAKTVGIFGYAVENSGDITVGNGGVAIYSQNGDVALSDGTIKTGNDEAVGLYLVGENQNAHINVNAKFDLGDNSFGIVNANATGNNYITSSAISVGLGSRSVYAYSADKLGVIANYTDISTKNATSRENFGIYSSGRVDNHGNINFENGIGNVGIYVTGTDGKAFNLNGGTITINKSDVAGSNYSIGMAAKNGAVAENEGIINVTGDNGIGMYASGPGSKVINKATGVINLSGDSTIGMYLDDYAVGENYGIIQTTPNSTGEGIMGVYALNNAVIKNYGTIRINAVDGIGVYVGKDASLEGNISTNDINATGTDSEHIYRTSRTDTSKGVRGIRFSLPHLGSLTADIIRNDVNVTPMLVDTDIATPSPNYVHLAAGNINLNIFNPLFTQNNGGGSSIGMYVDTSGVRYTNPIQGLENLTRLRKINLIFGIEATQYTDAKDIQIGSNIIAPYNAAIMSVSRVNPAAKWEIFSSSLLWIATATQNPDQTIANVYLSKIPFNSFAEDGDTDNYNFLTGLGEKEASRDVTESKIFHKLNGLGKGEAHILAQAVDEMKGHQYSNIQQRIFETGSTLSKEFKHLQDEWRNSSKQNNKIKLFGQKNEFKTNTAGVIDYKNNAYGVAYVHEDETVKLGNSSGWYAGVVNNQFKFKDIGNSRENQSMIKAGIFKIMAPKRDYNGSLTWRISGETFVGQGDMKRKYLVVDKVYDAKGDYNVYGVALKNELAKVIRTSERTSIKPYGSLNMEYGKYTNIKESGPMALEIKGNDYFSVKPEVGIAFNFKQPLGVRSHLKVNLTASYENEVGKVNNVQNKAKLKGTKAEYYSLNGDKENRGNGKFDLNIGVDNTRFGVTVNAGYDTKGSNVRGGIGFRAIY; this is encoded by the coding sequence ATGACAAATAACTTGCAAAGTTTGAGAAAAGATTTGAAAGGATTTGCAAAAAAATGTAAAAACTTTAAATATACAGAATCTGCATTGCTTACATTTTTATTATACGGTACAGTAATGTCAAAAAATTTATTTTCAGAAAATAATTCAAAAGATATAAAGGTTGAGAGAGAAAAGCAGGTATTAGCTAATTCAATTAAAAATGCAAAATTAAATTTAAAACAATTAAAGTCAAAAAATAAAAAAATATTAATTGGGAAAAATTTGGAATTAATTGAGCTTATAGAGCAAGGGGAACATGTAACAAAAAGTCCATGGAGCAGCTGGCAATTTGCAATAAATGAAATTTCTAATGATTGGAATGGAACTTATAAAGGTCGTGGAGACAAAACAGAAAACTTCATTTATACTAGAGAAGTGGGGAAAGCAAAATACACTCAAAGAACAAACAATAATCTTTATGGAGTAACAAAGCTAAATCTGATAGAAACAGCTGAACCAAAAGTACCAATACACATGAACGCTTCAATAAATCCGAGACTTTTATCAAAGGGAAGAATAACACCGCCTGATAAAACAGTGAACGTTCCAACTTTTCCGGAAACAGTGGAGTTTACACCGGTAAGTCCAAGTATTCCAACAGTAACACCATCAACTGTTAATATAGTACCAGTTACATTATCAGCATTTGCAAATTCATCTGGATGGGATTCTAATGGATTTAATGTTGATTTGCCAGCAGGTACTTATAATCTAAGTTCTTCCACTTGGGGAAGAACACATGTGGGAAATCCTGCACATACTGTTATTGATATAGGTAGCGTTTCAAAAGCAAGTTATACAATAATGCCAGGAGCAACTATAAATGTACAGAATAGTGGAAGAAGAGCGGCTGTTATTGATGCAGGATCATGGAGTACATTAGCAGCTCAAACTACTTCAATAATTAATCAAGGAGAGATTAATCTGAATGCTAGTACAACAGGAGGATTGGAAGTTCAAGCTAATCCTAATTTAGGAATCTTTTCTGCAATAAATAACGGAACAATAAATGGAAATGCTAATAAACAAGTAGCTTTAACATTAACTCCTGAAGGAGGACAAGGAAATTATACTGGGAGTGTTCATACATTAAAAAATAATAGTACAATAACTATGATAGGAGATGATTCAACAGCTATAAATATTGTTAATTTTAAAGAAACAACAGGTACAAATACTAATTCAGCTTCTAGTACTGGATTCAACAATGATTTAAAAACAGTAGCAATAAATGCTGGTACAATAACGTTAAATGGAAAAAATAGTTATGGGATTGCTTTTGGGGCATTGGATGGAACAGGTTCAAGAGTAAGTGAACTTAAGGATAATTCAGTTTTTAGAAATCAAGGTACTATAAATATTAATGGAGATTCATCAGGAGGAATTGCAGTAAAACTTGCTAAAAGTTGGAGTGGAGCTGGTACAATTGGAGGAACATTGGAAAATGTTTCTGGTGGAACAATTACAATAAAAGGAAAAAATTCATTTGGAATTTATACTGAAGAAATTTCTGGAACAAATTCTGGAAATATAAATATAGAAGGAACTAAAGATTATTCAATAGCTCTTCGTGCTAATAAAACAGGGACTGTGACGCCAACATTGACTAATAATGGTACGATTACTATTTCAAGTACTGGAAAAGAAAATATTGGTTTTTATACTAATAATGCAAAAGTAGTTAATAATGCTGGAAAAACAGTTGATATAACTGATGGTCAGAATATTGGAATGGCTGTTTATGGAAAGAATGCGACTGAGCATGGAGAAGGTACGAATGCTGGAACTATTTCAGCTACTTCTGCTGGTTCAATTGGAGTTATAACTTCTAAATATGGGAAGATAACAAATACGGGAACTATTACTGTTTCTGGTGGAAATACGACAGATAACAGTAGAGGTACAGTTGCTGTGATTGTTGGAAAAGATTCGGAAGTTGATAGTGGTAATGGAATAATTAATTCGACTGTAATTGGTAACAAATCTATTGGAGTTTATGCTGATGGAACGCTAAAAATGGGAACTTCTACAATTCATGCTGCTGATGGAGCGATTAACTATTTTGCTGATAATAACGGGGAAATTGAAATTGTTACTGGGAAAACTTCTACAGCTACGACTGGACAAAAATCGCTGTTATTCTATAATGGTACAAATGGTACTGGAAAAGTTAAGATAAGCGGGACTTTGAATGCGACAGTTACTGGTGGAACAGATGCGACTAATAGAGGAACTGCATTTTACTATGTTCCAAGTACGACTTCAGCTGCTGGAAGTGCGGTTGGATATAATAATACTGTAAATTACGGTGCATTTGGAGCTTCTGATATTAGTAGTTATTTTGCTACTACTTTTAGTGGCACAATTGCAAATCTTAATTTAACAATGCAAAATGATTCAAGATTGTTTTTAGCTTCAAAAGTTAAGATGAATTTAAGTGATACGAATATTTCATCTGTGCCTGGTGGTCCAACTATAACAGGAAGTAACTATAAAAATTTCATGCTTTATTTAAGTGAAGTTAAAGTAGACAATGCAGTTGATCTTGATAATGCTGCAGATCTGTATAATACTTTGGAAATTTCTAATTCATCAATAATTAACCAAAACAAGATAAGCGGAAATGATGACGGTCGTGTTGCAATGGCTCAAGAAAATAAAACAGTATCAAAACCAGCAGTAACTCTAATGAATGACACAGCAGGAACGATTGAACTAAATGGGAAAAATGCGCTTGCAATTTATGCGAAATACGGAAATGTAGTTAATAGAGGGCAAATTACGCTAACTGGAAAGGATTCGACAGGACTTTACGGAGTTGAAAATTCTAAAGTTATTAATGAAGCTGGTGGGCAAATAACGTTAAATGGCGAATCTGGAGCAGCAATGTACTACACAAATACATCTGCAACTACTAGTGAAGTAATGAAAAATGATGGAGCAATTCACGGGATAAGTAATGCTTCTATTGGGATGATTTACAATCCGGGAGAATTGGATGCTGGAGTAATTGGAACAACTTTATTACAAAATAATGGAACAATCTCATTAACAGGAGATAAAAACGTAGGAATCTTTACAAAACCAGATACATTAAACAAAGGTTACGTAACTGAAAATAGTGGAAATATTATATTAACAGGAGATTCTGCAACATTAAGCAATCCAAATGTTGGAATTTACACAACTGGAAAAAACAATACAATTAAAACTAATGCAGGCTCTAAAATTGAGACAGGAGCGAAAACAGTCGGAATATTTGGATATGCAGTGGAAAATTCTGGAGATATAACAGTTGGAAATGGTGGAGTTGCAATTTATTCACAAAATGGTGATGTTGCATTAAGTGACGGAACGATAAAAACTGGAAATGATGAGGCTGTAGGACTTTATTTGGTTGGGGAAAATCAGAATGCTCATATTAATGTCAATGCAAAATTTGATCTTGGAGATAATTCATTTGGAATTGTAAATGCTAATGCAACTGGAAATAACTATATTACAAGTAGTGCGATAAGTGTCGGATTAGGAAGTAGATCGGTTTACGCATATTCAGCCGATAAACTTGGAGTAATTGCCAATTACACAGATATTAGTACAAAAAATGCAACAAGTAGAGAAAACTTTGGTATATATTCATCAGGAAGAGTTGATAATCACGGAAATATTAACTTTGAAAACGGTATTGGAAATGTCGGAATTTATGTAACTGGAACAGATGGGAAAGCCTTTAACTTAAACGGTGGAACAATAACAATAAATAAATCTGATGTTGCTGGAAGCAATTATTCAATAGGAATGGCAGCTAAAAATGGTGCAGTTGCTGAAAACGAAGGAATAATCAATGTTACAGGTGACAACGGAATTGGAATGTATGCAAGTGGGCCTGGTTCTAAAGTTATAAATAAGGCAACTGGAGTAATAAACTTATCTGGAGATAGTACAATAGGAATGTATCTTGATGACTATGCAGTTGGAGAAAATTATGGAATAATTCAAACTACTCCAAATTCTACAGGTGAAGGAATTATGGGAGTTTATGCTCTTAATAACGCAGTTATTAAAAACTACGGTACAATCAGAATTAATGCAGTTGATGGAATTGGAGTATATGTTGGAAAAGACGCAAGTTTAGAAGGAAATATATCAACAAACGACATTAACGCTACAGGAACTGATTCAGAACATATTTACAGAACAAGTAGAACTGATACTTCAAAAGGTGTTAGAGGAATAAGATTTAGCTTACCGCATTTAGGTTCATTAACAGCCGATATAATTAGAAATGATGTTAATGTAACGCCAATGTTAGTTGACACAGATATAGCAACACCTTCTCCAAATTATGTTCATTTAGCAGCGGGAAATATTAATTTGAATATTTTCAATCCACTATTTACTCAAAATAACGGTGGAGGTTCAAGTATTGGAATGTATGTAGACACTTCTGGCGTAAGATACACTAATCCAATTCAAGGGTTAGAAAATCTAACAAGACTAAGAAAAATAAACTTAATTTTTGGAATAGAGGCAACACAATATACTGATGCTAAAGATATACAAATTGGAAGTAACATTATAGCACCTTATAATGCTGCAATAATGAGTGTCAGTCGGGTAAATCCAGCTGCAAAATGGGAAATTTTTTCAAGTAGTTTATTATGGATAGCAACTGCAACACAAAACCCAGACCAAACAATTGCAAATGTATATCTATCAAAAATACCATTTAACTCATTTGCAGAAGATGGAGATACAGATAATTACAATTTCTTAACAGGTTTAGGAGAAAAAGAAGCTTCAAGAGATGTTACAGAAAGCAAAATATTCCATAAATTAAATGGATTGGGAAAAGGAGAAGCCCATATTTTAGCACAAGCAGTTGACGAAATGAAGGGACACCAATATTCAAATATCCAACAAAGAATATTTGAAACAGGAAGTACTTTGAGTAAAGAATTTAAACATTTACAAGATGAATGGAGAAATTCTTCAAAACAAAATAACAAAATTAAATTATTTGGACAAAAAAATGAATTTAAAACAAATACAGCTGGAGTTATTGACTATAAAAACAATGCTTATGGTGTAGCTTATGTTCATGAAGATGAGACAGTTAAACTTGGAAATTCAAGCGGATGGTATGCTGGAGTTGTGAATAATCAGTTTAAATTCAAAGATATTGGAAATTCTCGTGAAAATCAATCAATGATTAAAGCAGGAATATTTAAAATAATGGCGCCAAAACGAGATTACAATGGTTCGTTAACTTGGAGAATTTCAGGAGAAACATTTGTTGGACAAGGTGATATGAAACGTAAATATTTGGTTGTAGATAAAGTTTATGATGCTAAGGGAGATTATAATGTTTATGGGGTTGCTCTAAAAAATGAACTTGCAAAAGTAATACGAACAAGTGAAAGAACAAGCATTAAACCATATGGATCTTTAAATATGGAATACGGAAAATATACAAATATCAAAGAATCTGGTCCAATGGCATTAGAAATAAAAGGAAATGACTATTTTTCAGTAAAACCAGAAGTAGGAATAGCATTTAATTTCAAACAGCCGTTAGGAGTAAGAAGTCATCTAAAAGTAAATTTAACAGCGTCTTATGAAAATGAAGTAGGTAAAGTAAACAATGTTCAAAATAAAGCTAAATTAAAAGGAACAAAAGCAGAATATTATAGTCTTAATGGAGATAAAGAAAATCGTGGAAATGGTAAATTTGATTTAAATATCGGAGTAGATAATACAAGATTTGGAGTTACAGTAAATGCAGGATATGACACTAAAGGAAGCAATGTCAGAGGTGGAATTGGATTTAGAGCTATTTATTAA
- a CDS encoding ABC transporter ATP-binding protein: MNKIIEFQNVNKVYPNGNEAVKDINFSINEGEFIVFIGTSGSGKTTALKMINRLEDATSGKIEIKGKNIFEYNIHKMRWNMGYVLQQVALFPHLTVEENISIVPELKGWKKEEIKARTEELLEMIGLESEKYLKRMPSELSGGEAQRIGIARALAGNPEIILMDEPFSALDPITRKSLQKDIKELQQKINKTIVFVTHDIEEAFYLGDRIFIIKDGKILQSGTKSELINNPKDEFVREFISLEQNKNAENEIDKKIIEKLKENGEYEKFLLEIKKI; this comes from the coding sequence ATGAACAAAATTATAGAATTTCAGAATGTGAATAAAGTGTATCCGAATGGAAATGAAGCTGTAAAAGATATAAATTTTTCGATAAATGAAGGAGAATTTATTGTGTTTATCGGAACTTCGGGAAGCGGGAAAACTACAGCTTTGAAAATGATAAATAGGCTGGAAGATGCGACTTCTGGGAAAATAGAAATAAAAGGAAAAAATATTTTTGAATATAATATTCATAAAATGCGTTGGAATATGGGTTATGTCTTACAGCAAGTAGCTTTATTTCCCCATTTGACAGTAGAAGAAAATATAAGTATCGTGCCTGAACTGAAAGGGTGGAAGAAAGAGGAGATTAAGGCAAGGACAGAGGAACTTCTGGAAATGATTGGGCTGGAAAGTGAGAAATATTTGAAAAGAATGCCGTCTGAACTGTCTGGCGGGGAAGCGCAGAGAATCGGAATTGCGAGGGCATTAGCAGGGAATCCTGAAATTATACTTATGGATGAGCCTTTTAGTGCGTTAGATCCGATTACAAGGAAAAGTTTACAGAAAGACATAAAGGAATTGCAGCAGAAAATTAATAAAACGATTGTTTTTGTAACGCATGATATTGAAGAAGCCTTTTATCTGGGAGACAGGATTTTTATAATTAAGGATGGGAAAATCCTTCAATCTGGGACGAAATCTGAGTTAATTAATAATCCGAAAGATGAATTTGTAAGGGAATTTATCAGTTTGGAGCAAAATAAGAATGCTGAAAATGAAATTGATAAAAAAATTATTGAAAAATTAAAGGAAAATGGGGAATATGAGAAATTTCTTCTGGAAATAAAAAAAATATAA
- a CDS encoding ABC transporter permease/substrate-binding protein — protein sequence MNNHFFQVFYERKEEFFKAVLEHIQISFYALVIALIIAIPLGIYLTYKKKIAEIIIGLTAVMQTVPSLALLGLLIPIMGIGRKPAITALVIYALLPLLRNTYTGINGVDPVYMVASRAMGMNKIQQLFKVQLPLAMPVIMAGIRTATVLIIGTATLASLIGAGGLGKLILLGLDRNNMDLILLGAIPSALLAVLFDFVLKKLENKNWKVILISFIALFMVFFVGNLVMNKQNKKDKIVISGKLGTEPEILINMYKLLIEDEMNVDVELKSGFGTTSFNFNALKSGEVDIYPEFTGTVVFTFLNEKPVSNIKEQVYEQARNGILKKYNMVLLKPMAYNNTYAVGVSQKFASENNLIKISDLARVKDKAKVGFTREFVDREDGYKGMKKLYNFEFPDVKEFEPKLRYVAVQSGDINVIDAYSTDSELEQYKMTVLEDDKNLFPPYQGAPLMRSETLKKYPKLEQILNKLHNKVADYEMRKMNFEVGVNGKKAKDVAREYLVKNRMIRK from the coding sequence ATGAATAATCACTTTTTTCAGGTATTTTATGAGCGTAAAGAGGAGTTTTTTAAGGCTGTTCTTGAGCATATCCAGATTTCATTTTATGCACTTGTAATTGCCCTGATTATTGCAATTCCGCTTGGAATTTATTTGACATATAAAAAGAAAATAGCAGAAATAATTATCGGACTAACAGCAGTAATGCAAACAGTTCCATCACTTGCCTTGCTTGGACTTCTTATTCCAATAATGGGAATTGGTAGAAAACCTGCAATTACAGCACTTGTAATTTATGCCTTGCTTCCACTTTTACGAAATACGTATACGGGGATAAATGGCGTTGATCCAGTGTATATGGTGGCTTCAAGGGCTATGGGAATGAATAAGATCCAACAGCTTTTTAAAGTTCAGCTGCCACTTGCGATGCCTGTAATTATGGCTGGAATCCGTACAGCAACAGTTCTTATCATTGGAACGGCGACACTTGCTTCGTTAATTGGTGCAGGTGGGCTTGGGAAATTGATTTTGCTTGGGCTTGACAGAAATAATATGGACTTGATTTTACTTGGGGCGATTCCATCGGCGTTATTAGCAGTTCTGTTTGATTTTGTATTAAAGAAACTGGAAAATAAAAACTGGAAAGTAATTTTAATTTCATTCATTGCTCTATTTATGGTATTTTTTGTTGGAAATTTAGTTATGAATAAGCAAAACAAAAAAGATAAAATTGTAATTTCAGGGAAATTGGGAACAGAGCCGGAAATATTGATAAATATGTATAAACTTCTGATTGAAGATGAAATGAATGTGGATGTGGAACTAAAATCAGGATTTGGAACTACATCATTTAACTTTAATGCTTTAAAATCAGGAGAAGTTGATATTTATCCTGAATTTACAGGAACTGTAGTATTCACATTCCTTAACGAAAAACCCGTTAGCAATATTAAGGAGCAAGTTTATGAGCAGGCTAGAAATGGAATTTTGAAAAAATATAACATGGTTCTGTTAAAACCAATGGCATACAATAACACTTATGCAGTTGGAGTTTCACAAAAATTTGCAAGTGAAAATAATCTTATAAAAATATCGGATTTAGCACGAGTGAAGGATAAGGCAAAAGTTGGCTTTACACGGGAATTTGTTGACAGGGAAGATGGTTATAAAGGAATGAAGAAACTTTATAATTTTGAATTTCCTGATGTGAAGGAATTTGAGCCGAAATTACGGTATGTGGCGGTGCAAAGCGGAGATATAAATGTAATTGATGCTTATTCTACGGATAGTGAGCTGGAACAGTATAAAATGACGGTTCTTGAAGATGATAAGAATTTATTCCCACCTTATCAGGGAGCTCCTTTAATGCGAAGTGAAACATTGAAAAAATATCCAAAATTAGAGCAAATTTTAAATAAACTGCATAACAAAGTTGCAGATTATGAAATGCGTAAGATGAACTTTGAAGTGGGAGTTAATGGGAAAAAGGCTAAAGATGTGGCTAGAGAATATTTGGTTAAAAATAGAATGATAAGAAAATAA
- a CDS encoding NAD(P)H-dependent oxidoreductase, which translates to MKKTLVVLAHPDMENSRANKAFKEEAEKLSDIELYNIYEKYPDGKIDVEKELKLLSETGTLILQFPLFWFNCPSLLKEWIDTVFMAAHYGENKVLKGKKIGVAVTTGGIASRYDGTNGLTIKEVLKPFLLSIAHVQGIELPIYSLFGVMPDLSDEKIAESAKKYAEYIKNNLQD; encoded by the coding sequence ATGAAAAAAACATTAGTGGTTTTGGCACATCCTGATATGGAAAATTCAAGAGCGAATAAAGCCTTTAAAGAAGAAGCAGAAAAATTATCAGATATAGAGCTGTATAATATTTATGAAAAATATCCTGATGGAAAAATTGACGTTGAAAAAGAACTAAAACTATTATCTGAAACAGGGACTTTAATATTGCAGTTTCCTTTATTTTGGTTTAATTGTCCGTCTTTGCTTAAAGAATGGATAGATACTGTATTTATGGCAGCTCATTATGGTGAAAATAAAGTACTTAAAGGGAAAAAAATCGGAGTTGCAGTGACAACTGGAGGAATTGCATCAAGATATGATGGAACAAATGGATTGACAATAAAAGAAGTGTTAAAGCCATTTTTATTAAGCATAGCTCATGTCCAAGGAATTGAACTGCCAATTTATTCATTATTTGGAGTAATGCCAGATTTAAGCGATGAAAAAATTGCTGAAAGTGCAAAAAAATATGCAGAATATATAAAAAATAATTTACAAGATTAG
- a CDS encoding zinc-binding alcohol dehydrogenase family protein produces MLNKKNTMKAAVLEKPCTADELKIQNIEIPKVKNGWVLIKIKAFGINRAEIFTRDGFSPSVKLPRVIGIECAGIIEDASDSHFQKGDRVFTMMNGLGREFNGSYAEYTLVPSSQVYPITLSETDWTKLAAYPELYYTAYGSLFKSLKLKNTDTLLIRGGTSSAALASIQLAKSFGNTVIATSRSKTKAEFLKEIGADFVLIQDETFDRQLRKYFPDGIDKVLDLIGTPTLKNSLKSVKQGGIVCMTGCLGGWVIENFEPLEDILSESYLTSFNSTNVNKNTIKDMFEFIEKYNIKPRISKIFTLDEISLAHKYLESNSANGKVIINVL; encoded by the coding sequence ATGTTAAATAAAAAAAATACTATGAAAGCTGCTGTTCTTGAAAAACCTTGTACTGCTGATGAATTAAAAATTCAAAATATTGAAATTCCGAAAGTAAAAAATGGCTGGGTTCTTATAAAAATAAAAGCTTTTGGAATAAATCGAGCCGAAATATTTACTAGAGATGGATTTTCTCCTTCTGTGAAATTGCCACGTGTGATTGGAATTGAATGTGCTGGCATTATTGAAGATGCTTCTGATAGCCATTTTCAGAAAGGAGATAGAGTTTTCACAATGATGAATGGCTTGGGACGTGAATTTAACGGAAGTTACGCCGAATACACGCTTGTACCGTCTTCACAAGTTTATCCAATAACTCTTTCAGAAACAGACTGGACAAAACTCGCGGCATATCCTGAATTATACTACACTGCTTACGGCTCTTTATTCAAAAGCCTAAAATTGAAAAATACCGACACTTTATTAATTCGTGGTGGAACAAGTTCAGCCGCCCTTGCTTCAATTCAGCTTGCCAAAAGTTTTGGAAATACCGTAATTGCAACTTCAAGAAGTAAAACTAAAGCTGAGTTTTTAAAAGAAATTGGAGCAGACTTTGTCTTAATTCAAGATGAAACTTTTGACAGACAATTACGAAAATATTTTCCAGATGGAATTGACAAAGTTCTCGATTTAATCGGCACTCCTACTTTGAAAAATTCTTTAAAATCTGTGAAACAAGGTGGAATAGTCTGCATGACAGGCTGTCTTGGAGGATGGGTAATCGAAAATTTTGAACCTCTTGAAGACATTCTTTCAGAATCCTACCTAACTTCATTTAACAGCACAAATGTCAATAAAAATACAATAAAAGATATGTTTGAATTTATTGAAAAATATAATATTAAACCACGAATTTCAAAAATATTTACATTAGATGAAATTTCTTTGGCACATAAATATTTGGAGTCAAATAGTGCCAATGGAAAAGTTATTATAAATGTTTTATAA
- a CDS encoding helix-turn-helix domain-containing protein, producing MNSISEEYRVRQRAVEYAIKYNNNSKAALKYKTSRQQIKRWRDRYDGTVQSLMPKSRRPKSHPNQHTQEEIDLIMKKYRRFSYEGLAQVYTEARKLGYSRSYGTMCKIIRKIRDNKPKKPKRLYKSTKK from the coding sequence ATGAATAGTATATCAGAAGAGTACCGTGTTCGTCAACGGGCAGTTGAGTATGCAATAAAATATAACAATAATTCAAAGGCGGCATTAAAATATAAGACATCAAGACAGCAGATTAAGAGATGGCGTGACAGATATGACGGAACAGTGCAGTCACTGATGCCAAAAAGCAGAAGACCTAAAAGTCATCCAAATCAACATACTCAGGAAGAAATAGATTTAATTATGAAAAAATACAGGAGATTTTCATATGAAGGACTGGCACAGGTATATACCGAAGCTAGAAAACTGGGATACAGCCGTTCTTATGGAACTATGTGCAAAATAATAAGAAAAATTAGGGATAATAAGCCCAAAAAGCCTAAAAGGCTTTACAAAAGCACAAAAAAGTGA
- a CDS encoding MarR family winged helix-turn-helix transcriptional regulator yields MNKKVNLGIYISKIKQTHDRILNYILSKKQITVFNGERGKILHILWEKDNVTCKELSEKTGLAINTLTPMLDRIEKAGLIERAPHPDDRRKVLIRLTEYAQGFKKEYEEISETMTNYVYEGFSQGEIEMCEGFLERISQNLEKVEKERSKK; encoded by the coding sequence ATGAATAAAAAAGTAAATTTGGGAATATATATAAGCAAAATTAAGCAGACGCATGATAGAATCTTAAACTATATTCTTTCAAAAAAGCAAATTACAGTATTTAATGGAGAACGTGGAAAAATCTTGCATATACTTTGGGAAAAGGATAATGTAACGTGTAAGGAATTGTCAGAAAAAACTGGGCTTGCGATAAATACGCTTACACCAATGCTGGATAGAATCGAAAAGGCTGGATTGATAGAAAGAGCGCCACATCCTGATGATAGACGGAAAGTGCTGATAAGACTTACAGAGTATGCACAGGGCTTTAAAAAAGAATATGAGGAAATTTCTGAAACTATGACAAATTATGTTTATGAAGGGTTTTCTCAAGGGGAAATTGAGATGTGTGAAGGTTTTTTGGAAAGAATTTCGCAAAATTTAGAGAAGGTTGAAAAGGAAAGAAGCAAGAAATAA